A stretch of Planococcus citri chromosome 5, ihPlaCitr1.1, whole genome shotgun sequence DNA encodes these proteins:
- the LOC135848986 gene encoding T-cell immunomodulatory protein — protein MKKKHLQYSIILLSFLFISSYYCTDLTGLAFGTKRVGLPAAFGDFNSDELTDLFVIRKNEKGSSVEILLGSTKEPYFNSVGLVCNYSQRVVSVVPGDFDGDALMDMLVIATPIPPNGFLNNGYIAWGNVTSLECIDEPLFQIMDEPLAIDFSKNMKADLFGVNKTGSRVLWLFNSSRVSPQEIPLKLPSTALCELRTPHSHAFLDLNGDNWPDLYLTSKCGFEVWLWDNDASTFNYNNTIKSVPVDSSVVGQTLFMDLETADELNQIVPVTNGRNSSLLVYLDGEWHDLNVNFKGPKNQWAFLLPGMGAFPDTLTLHAGDFNNDGFVDILATLAQAVNMDQRGVFLFENVPCSKNCKISRTFEIQWNALEPFGTNSVMGIFYDFMQDGILDIIFVKQEKDKKIMSAFKNDLDYDANFIKVMVITGLTNDKIDLPPTLLGTKRHVFGSNLAGPKIRYKTTTQDGTSRTGVAVQLPQSAHLALYLPYTIFGLGRTPNFIEDLTISLFNKSRTWNQIIPNSQLIVAPKGEPSQWTAQLFVTPSKIVLQTVVALTGTCIVIGCIIAMLHWKERKEDRIERLQEAHRFHFDAM, from the coding sequence ATGAAGAAGAAACATTTGCAGTATTCGATAATATTATTATCGTTTCTATTCATCTCTTCGTATTATTGCACCGATTTGACAGGATTAGCTTTTGGAACCAAACGCGTAGGTTTACCTGCAGCATTTGGAGATTTCAATTCGGACGAACTCACTGATCTGTTTGTCattcgtaaaaatgaaaaaggatcTTCGGTAGAAATCCTGTTAGGGTCGACAAAGGAACCGTATTTCAATTCTGTTGGATTGGTATGCAATTATTCACAACGTGTTGTCAGTGTTGTTCCAGGCGATTTCGATGGCGATGCCCTTATGGATATGCTGGTGATTGCTACGCCAATTCCTCCAAACGGCTTTCTAAATAATGGCTATATTGCATGGGGAAACGTAACCTCATTAGAATGTATCGATGAACCATTATTTCAAATAATGGATGAACCTCTGGCcatcgatttttccaaaaatatgaagGCTGATTTGTTTGGAGTGAATAAAACTGGAAGCCGAGTTCTCTGGTTATTCAACAGCTCCAGAGTTAGTCCTCAAGAAATACCTTTGAAATTACCGAGTACTGCTTTGTGCGAATTAAGAACTCCTCATTCACACGCATTTTTGGACCTTAACGGAGATAATTGGCCTGATCTGTACTTGACCAGTAAATGTGGATTTGAGGTATGGCTTTGGGACAACGATGCATCAACTTTCAATTATAATAATACTATTAAATCAGTCCCAGTTGATTCTAGTGTAGTTGGACAAACTTTATTTATGGATTTGGAAACAGCTGATGAGTTGAATCAAATTGTTCCTGTTACTAATGGACGCAACAGTAGCTTACTTGTGTATCTAGATGGTGAATGGCACGATTTAAATGTAAACTTCAAGGGTCCGAAAAATCAGTGGGCTTTCCTTCTCCCTGGAATGGGAGCGTTCCCGGATACATTAACATTACATGCAGGTGATTTCAACAACGATGGGTTTGTTGATATATTGGCTACATTAGCTCAAGCTGTAAATATGGATCAACGTGGAGTATTTCTGTTCGAAAATGTCCcttgttccaaaaattgcaaaattagtCGAACATTCGAGATACAATGGAATGCGCTCGAACCTTTCGGCACTAACAGTGTGATGGGTATTTTTTATGACTTCATGCAAGATGGTATCTTGGATATAATATTCGTTAAAcaagaaaaagataaaaaaatcatgtcagCATTTAAAAATGATCTCGACTACGAcgcaaatttcatcaaagtaatgGTGATCACCGGCTTAACGAACGATAAAATCGATCTACCACCTACACTATTGGGAACAAAACGACACGTATTCGGAAGCAATCTAGCAGGTccaaaaatacgctacaaaacAACTACTCAAGATGGAACTTCACGAACCGGTGTCGCCGTTCAATTACCTCAATCGGCTCATCTCGCTTTATACCTTCCATATACGATATTCGGTCTCGGTCGTACGCCTAATTTCATCGAAGACCTAACCATCAGTTTATTCAACAAATCTCGAACGTGGAATCAAATTATACCAAATTCGCAGCTAATCGTCGCCCCAAAAGGTGAACCGAGCCAATGGACGGCTCAGTTATTCGTCACCCCGAGTAAAATTGTTCTACAAACGGTGGTTGCTCTTACTGGTACGTGTATCGTTATCGGTTGCATTATTGCCATGTTACATTGGAAGGAAAGAAAAGAAGATCGAATCGAAAGATTACAAGAAGCTCATCGGTTCCATTTCGATGCCATGTAG
- the LOC135848987 gene encoding solute carrier family 35 member C2 yields MAKVILKNSTSNKDNAKYGQNAEWLKLTVSTSFIIFVYFIFSIGLTFYQRWFLLKYKLPLTAVSCHLVIKYFLAAVFRRIFQCITGKKRISLNWTTNFTKLAPIGFAGGMDVAFSNWGLELITVSLYTMTKSTAIVFILLFALIFRLEKKSWGIFLIVFMISGGLFMFTYKSTQFKLSGFLLVLLASFISGLRWTLTQFVMQQSNLGLRNPIDMMYHIQLWMFLLIWPFSILMEGSLVVDEISVKKNTYELAVLVISGSLIAFALEVTEFLVVWHTSSLTFAVSGIVKEVCTVVLAVEWNGDAMTLVNFFGLLLCIGGVICHVIHKAQNVKDVHQKIINDEASAVFLPIPNDSSEEDIGNFDDDSSTEVLFNVLQIGEKPR; encoded by the exons ATGGcgaaagtaattttgaaaaattcaacaagtaACAAGGATAACGCTAAATACGGCCAGAATGCAGAATGGTTAAAGTTAACAGTATCGACTAGTTTTATAATCTTCGTGTACTTCATATTTTCCATCGGTTTAACCTTCTATCAACGTTGGTTCCTGTTG aaatataaACTTCCATTGACTGCTGTATCATGTCATCTCGTTATAAAGTATTTCCTAGCCGCCGTATTCCGGCGTATATTTCAATGTATCACCGGCAAGAAGAGAATATCGTTGAATTGGACGACGAATTTTACGAAACTGGCTCCTATAGGATTTGCCGGAGGAATGGACGTGGCGTTTTCTAATTGGGGATTGGAGCTTATAACTGTATCTTT ataCACGATGACTAAATCTACTGCGATTGTTTTTATTCTACTATTCGCACTTATTTTTCGTCTGGAGAAAAAG tCATGGGGCATATTTCTGATTGTATTTATGATTTCTGGAGGCTTATTTATGTTTACTTATAAATCTACCCAATTCAAACTAAGTGGTTTTTTACTTGTATTGTTGGCGTCTTTCATAag TGGTCTTCGTTGGACTTTGACTCAATTTGTCATGCAGCAGAGTAATTTAGGGTTACGAAATCCTATTGATATGATGTACCATATTCAACTGTGGATGTTCCTTTTAATTTGGCCTTTCTCAATTCTGATGgaag gttCTTTAGTCGTTGATGAAATAAGCgtcaaaaaaaatacgtacgagtTGGCTGTTCTCGTTATTAGCGGATCTTTGATAGCTTTTGCTTTAGAAGTCACTGAATTTTTAGTCGTATGGCATACATCTAGTTTAACATTCGCTGTCTCCGGTATTGTAAAA GAAGTCTGCACGGTTGTCTTAGCTGTAGAATGGAACGGTGACGCGATGACTCTAGTCAATTTTTTCGGACTATTATTATGCATAGGCGGCGTTATATGTCACGTAATTCATAAAGCGCAGAATGTCAAAGACGTCCATCAGAAAATAATAAACGACGAAGCTTCGGCTGTTTTCCTTCCAATTCCTAACGATTCTTCGGAAGAAGATATAGGCAATTTCGACGACGACTCTTCCACCGAAGTATTATTCAATGTTTTACAAATCGGAGAAAAGCCCAGATAG